The following coding sequences lie in one Pseudomonas sp. SL4(2022) genomic window:
- a CDS encoding MATE family efflux transporter: MSLQFCQPCLRAPLLNAVRDAWQHTPTHNRVWALAAPMILCNLSVPLVALVDSAVIGHLPHAHQLAAVAVGGSLYTLLTWAVGFLRMGTTGFSAQAAGRNDGGALRQVLLQGLLLGVLLAVVLIGLAIPLSSAALALMQPSAQLDELARSYLYIRLFGLPAALTTYALVGWLLGTQNARGPLAILLTTNLLNVALDLLFVLGLHWGVAGAAWASVIAEWSGALLGLYLARRALRAYSGRLDWAALRRWLNWRPLLAVNRDIFIRTLALQAVFFLITVQGTRLGDATVAANALLLNGLLLTAHALDGLAHALEALCGHALGARDRQALRRTLIVTGGWSLLASLGFALLFLLGGHWFISLQTDIAAVRETAFAYLPYLALLPLIAVWSYLLDGLFIGATRAREMRNAMLLALLLSLPLAWALQPLGNQGLWLAFLIFMGLRSLCLGGYAYHLSRADQWFAPSPSGAPHAQP, translated from the coding sequence ATGTCGTTGCAGTTCTGCCAACCCTGTTTGAGAGCGCCTTTGCTAAACGCCGTACGCGATGCCTGGCAGCACACGCCCACCCACAACCGGGTGTGGGCCCTGGCGGCACCGATGATCCTCTGCAACCTCTCGGTGCCGCTGGTGGCGCTGGTCGACAGTGCGGTGATCGGCCATCTGCCGCACGCCCACCAATTGGCTGCGGTAGCCGTGGGCGGCAGCCTGTATACCCTGCTGACCTGGGCGGTAGGTTTCCTGCGCATGGGCACCACCGGGTTCAGCGCTCAAGCCGCCGGACGCAACGACGGGGGTGCGCTGCGTCAGGTGTTGCTGCAGGGTCTGCTGCTCGGCGTGCTGCTGGCGGTGGTGCTGATCGGCCTGGCCATTCCGTTGAGCAGCGCCGCCCTGGCGCTGATGCAGCCTTCAGCGCAACTTGATGAACTGGCGCGTAGCTACCTGTATATCCGCCTATTTGGCCTTCCTGCAGCGCTGACCACCTATGCCCTGGTTGGCTGGCTGCTAGGGACGCAGAACGCGCGCGGACCGCTGGCCATTCTGCTGACCACCAACCTGTTGAATGTCGCCCTCGATCTGCTGTTTGTCCTCGGCCTGCACTGGGGCGTGGCCGGTGCCGCCTGGGCGTCGGTGATTGCCGAGTGGAGCGGTGCCCTGCTCGGCCTGTACCTGGCACGCCGCGCCTTGCGTGCCTACAGCGGTAGGCTGGACTGGGCCGCACTGCGCCGCTGGCTGAACTGGCGGCCGCTGCTGGCGGTCAACCGCGACATCTTTATCCGCACCCTGGCCCTGCAGGCGGTGTTCTTTCTGATCACCGTTCAGGGCACACGCCTGGGCGATGCGACGGTGGCGGCCAATGCCCTGCTGCTCAACGGCCTGCTGTTGACGGCCCATGCCCTGGATGGCCTGGCCCATGCGCTGGAAGCCCTGTGCGGACACGCCCTGGGCGCGCGGGACCGACAGGCGCTGCGGCGCACGCTCATCGTCACGGGTGGTTGGTCATTGCTCGCGAGCCTGGGGTTTGCGCTGTTATTCCTGCTCGGCGGGCACTGGTTTATCAGCCTGCAGACCGATATCGCGGCAGTGCGCGAAACCGCATTCGCCTACCTGCCGTACCTCGCCCTGCTGCCGCTGATTGCGGTCTGGAGCTACCTGCTCGACGGCCTGTTTATCGGTGCCACCCGCGCCCGCGAGATGCGCAACGCCATGCTCCTTGCGCTGCTGCTCAGCCTGCCGCTGGCCTGGGCCCTGCAACCGCTGGGTAACCAGGGCTTGTGGCTGGCCTTCCTGATTTTTATGGGGCTGCGCAGCCTGTGCCTGGGTGGCTATGCTTATCACCTGAGCCGTGCCGACCAATGGTTCGCCCCCAGCCCATCAGGAGCACCCCATGCTCAGCCCTGA
- the pbpC gene encoding peptidoglycan glycosyltransferase PbpC (penicillin-binding protein 1C) yields MRSGTGRLVAARAVLVRYLRRPWLAIPLCLLLVLAAADRLFPLPVPGDDLARVVLAEDGAPLWRFADHDGVWRYPVSASEVSPYYLEALLTYEDRWFYQHPGVNPLALGRAAWQNLSGGRVLSGGSTLSMQVARLLDPHARSYSGKLKQLWRTLQLEWHLSKDEILTLYLNRSPFGGTLQGVAAASWAYLGKSPSQLTRAEAALLAVLPQAPSRLRPDRHPERAQAARDKVLKRLASFQIWPQSAINDALEEPVLLAPRQEPRLAPLLARRLNTAGSPPLIRTTIDAALQRRLEDLLLGWRARLPERTSAAILVVEQSSMAVRAYVGSIDIGDTKRFGHVDMINAVRSPGSTLKPFLYGMALDEGLIHSESLLQDVPRRYGDYRPGNFAAGFSGAVSASEALATSLNLPAVQLLEAYGPKRFAGELRSAGVPLLLPLLAEPNLALILGGAGSRLEELVSGYSAFARGGMAARLRFQPQDGLHERRLLSPGSAWIVRRILSGQARPDRDPRAHLVQRPSLAWKTGTSYGFRDAWAIGVAPRYLIGIWIGRPDGTPVSGQFGLASAAPLLLQVHDLLVNRDSQRGIALPGDPQPASVGVAAICWPLGQPLDSRDPNCRRQRFAWTLDGTTPPTLPAQDQPLGLGLQEILWVNAAGLRVDASCLGATVQRLALWPAPLEPWLPRRERRSARLPAVDPQCPPRHVPVAAPLSIVGVREGDRLRRPAGSAEPLRLRLSALGGSGRRWWFVDGQPVAETTAESALSQSFARAGRYQLSVLDESGQTAKLSFSVLP; encoded by the coding sequence ATGCGTTCTGGGACGGGTCGGTTGGTGGCAGCTCGCGCTGTTCTGGTGAGGTATTTGCGTCGTCCCTGGCTGGCTATTCCATTGTGCCTGCTGCTGGTTCTTGCAGCCGCTGACCGGTTATTTCCGCTGCCTGTGCCGGGTGATGACCTGGCCCGCGTGGTGTTGGCCGAGGACGGCGCACCGCTGTGGCGCTTTGCCGACCATGACGGCGTCTGGCGTTATCCGGTCAGCGCCAGTGAGGTATCGCCCTATTACCTGGAGGCGCTGCTGACCTATGAGGACCGCTGGTTCTATCAGCACCCCGGGGTTAACCCGCTGGCGCTGGGCCGCGCGGCCTGGCAGAACCTCAGTGGCGGGCGCGTACTGTCCGGTGGCAGTACATTGTCCATGCAGGTGGCGCGCCTGCTCGATCCGCATGCGCGCAGCTACAGCGGCAAACTCAAGCAGCTGTGGCGCACGCTGCAGCTGGAGTGGCACCTGTCCAAGGATGAAATCCTCACCCTTTACCTCAATCGCTCGCCCTTTGGTGGCACGCTGCAGGGGGTGGCGGCTGCCAGTTGGGCTTATCTGGGTAAGTCGCCGAGCCAGCTGACCCGCGCCGAAGCCGCTCTGCTCGCGGTGCTGCCGCAAGCGCCCAGTCGTTTGCGCCCCGATCGCCACCCCGAGCGAGCGCAGGCGGCGCGCGACAAAGTGCTCAAGCGCCTGGCCAGTTTTCAGATTTGGCCGCAGTCGGCAATCAACGATGCGCTGGAAGAGCCGGTACTGCTGGCTCCGCGTCAGGAACCGCGTCTGGCACCGCTGCTGGCGCGGCGGCTGAATACGGCGGGCAGCCCACCGCTGATTCGCACGACGATTGATGCTGCCTTGCAGCGCCGCCTCGAAGACCTCTTGCTCGGTTGGCGGGCGCGGCTGCCAGAGCGTACCTCGGCGGCGATTCTGGTGGTGGAGCAGTCGAGCATGGCGGTACGCGCTTATGTGGGCTCGATTGATATCGGCGACACCAAACGCTTTGGTCATGTCGACATGATCAACGCGGTGCGTTCGCCCGGCTCGACGTTGAAACCCTTTCTCTACGGCATGGCCCTGGATGAAGGGCTGATCCATTCCGAATCGCTGCTGCAGGATGTGCCACGGCGCTATGGCGATTACCGCCCAGGCAATTTTGCCGCCGGTTTCAGCGGCGCGGTGTCCGCCAGTGAGGCGCTGGCGACCTCTCTGAATCTGCCCGCTGTACAGCTGCTGGAGGCCTACGGGCCGAAGCGTTTTGCCGGTGAACTGCGCAGTGCCGGGGTACCCTTGCTGCTGCCGCTGTTGGCTGAACCCAACCTGGCGCTGATTCTCGGCGGGGCGGGCAGTCGCCTGGAGGAGCTGGTCAGCGGTTACAGCGCCTTTGCCCGCGGCGGCATGGCCGCGCGCCTGCGGTTTCAGCCGCAGGATGGCCTGCATGAGCGGCGGTTGTTGTCGCCCGGTTCGGCCTGGATTGTGCGACGCATTCTCAGCGGTCAGGCGCGCCCGGACCGTGATCCGCGCGCGCACCTGGTGCAGCGCCCGAGCCTGGCCTGGAAGACCGGCACCAGCTATGGCTTTCGTGATGCCTGGGCGATTGGCGTGGCGCCGCGCTACCTGATCGGCATCTGGATCGGCCGGCCTGATGGCACACCGGTGTCCGGCCAGTTCGGCTTGGCGTCGGCGGCGCCGCTGCTGCTGCAGGTGCATGATCTGCTGGTCAACCGCGACAGCCAGCGCGGCATTGCCTTGCCGGGTGATCCACAGCCGGCCTCGGTCGGCGTGGCCGCCATCTGTTGGCCGCTGGGCCAGCCGCTTGACAGTCGCGATCCCAATTGCCGGCGCCAGCGCTTTGCCTGGACCCTGGATGGCACCACGCCGCCGACCTTGCCGGCGCAGGATCAGCCGCTGGGTTTGGGCCTGCAGGAAATTCTCTGGGTGAATGCCGCCGGGCTGCGTGTGGATGCCAGTTGCCTGGGGGCTACTGTACAGCGCCTGGCGTTGTGGCCGGCGCCGCTGGAGCCCTGGCTGCCGCGCCGTGAGCGCCGCAGTGCGCGCCTGCCGGCGGTTGATCCGCAGTGTCCGCCACGGCATGTGCCCGTCGCTGCGCCGCTGTCGATAGTCGGCGTACGCGAAGGCGACCGTTTACGCCGTCCGGCGGGCAGCGCCGAACCCCTGCGCTTGCGCCTGTCTGCGTTGGGTGGCAGTGGCCGGCGCTGGTGGTTTGTCGACGGCCAACCGGTGGCGGAAACCACGGCCGAAAGCGCGCTTAGCCAGAGTTTCGCGCGGGCCGGCCGCTATCAGCTCAGTGTGCTCGACGAGAGTGGCCAAACCGCCAAACTGAGTTTCAGTGTGTTGCCGTGA
- a CDS encoding M4 family metallopeptidase, translating into MHRKIFPKTLLLAALVSPAGTFAAELIDLSTLPTRPGIAGTSDIHDDLGLQPDELNATLSAQLPDGAQVVRYQQFYKGIRVWGEAITEFTDGSQPLRSGRLVSDISSDLVRDATPTLSAKQALEMAKSLKASGLPSENEQSELVVRLDAQQRAQLAYVVSFFVPGAKPSRPFFMIEANSGELLDQWEGLNHAQATGPGGNLKSGRYLYGTDYGHLLVNNKCQMDSGNVITVNLNHSLNNSSTTPFQFACSFNDFKSINGAFSPLNDAHYFGNVVFQMYGNWFGGLRPLLNRKLYMKVHYGNGYENAFWDGQAMTFGDGRNRFYPLVSLDVSAHEVSHGFTELHSGLVYSNQSGGINEAFSDMAGEAAEYFMKGKNDWKVGYDIFKGDGALRYMDQPNRDGRSIDHADKYRAGMDVHHSSGVYNRAFYLLSQKVGWNTRKAFEVFVDANRFYWTETSDFNRGACGVIQSAQNRSYGSADAIAAFAAVGVSCPTLLN; encoded by the coding sequence ATGCACAGGAAGATCTTCCCGAAAACTTTGCTACTCGCCGCACTTGTTTCCCCCGCCGGCACCTTCGCCGCAGAACTGATTGATCTCTCAACCCTGCCAACCCGCCCCGGTATAGCCGGTACCAGCGACATCCATGATGACCTTGGGCTGCAGCCGGACGAGCTGAACGCCACCCTGAGCGCGCAACTGCCTGATGGCGCCCAGGTCGTGCGCTATCAACAGTTCTATAAGGGCATCCGGGTGTGGGGCGAAGCCATCACCGAGTTTACCGACGGTAGCCAGCCCCTGCGCAGCGGCCGTCTGGTAAGTGACATCAGCAGCGACCTGGTACGCGATGCAACGCCAACGCTCAGCGCCAAACAAGCCCTGGAAATGGCCAAAAGCCTGAAAGCCAGCGGCCTGCCGAGCGAGAACGAACAGAGCGAACTGGTTGTGCGGCTCGATGCGCAGCAACGCGCACAGCTGGCGTACGTGGTGTCGTTTTTTGTCCCTGGGGCCAAACCTTCACGCCCGTTCTTTATGATCGAAGCCAACAGCGGCGAGCTGCTCGATCAATGGGAAGGCCTCAACCACGCCCAGGCAACCGGCCCGGGTGGCAACCTGAAAAGTGGCCGTTACCTGTATGGAACGGACTACGGGCATCTGTTGGTCAACAACAAGTGCCAGATGGACAGCGGCAATGTCATCACCGTCAACCTCAACCACAGCCTGAATAACAGCAGCACCACACCCTTTCAGTTCGCCTGTTCGTTCAACGATTTCAAGAGCATCAACGGCGCTTTCTCGCCGCTGAACGACGCGCACTACTTCGGTAACGTGGTGTTCCAAATGTATGGCAACTGGTTTGGTGGCCTGCGCCCGCTGCTCAACCGCAAGCTGTATATGAAGGTGCATTACGGCAACGGCTATGAAAATGCCTTCTGGGACGGTCAGGCAATGACCTTCGGCGATGGTCGTAATCGCTTCTACCCACTGGTATCGCTGGACGTCTCCGCCCACGAAGTCAGCCATGGCTTTACCGAGCTGCATTCGGGATTGGTCTACAGCAACCAGTCCGGCGGCATCAATGAAGCGTTCTCAGATATGGCTGGCGAAGCGGCCGAATACTTTATGAAAGGCAAGAATGACTGGAAGGTCGGCTACGACATCTTCAAAGGTGACGGCGCTTTGCGCTATATGGACCAACCCAACCGTGACGGCCGCTCCATTGACCATGCCGACAAGTACCGCGCGGGAATGGATGTTCACCACTCAAGCGGGGTGTATAACCGCGCGTTCTACCTGCTCAGCCAGAAAGTCGGTTGGAATACCCGCAAAGCATTTGAAGTGTTTGTCGACGCCAACCGTTTTTATTGGACAGAAACCAGCGACTTCAACCGCGGCGCCTGCGGCGTGATCCAGTCGGCGCAGAACCGCAGTTATGGCTCTGCCGACGCCATTGCGGCCTTTGCCGCAGTGGGTGTCAGCTGTCCAACCCTGCTTAACTAA
- a CDS encoding alpha-2-macroglobulin family protein, giving the protein MPKNGLLLALVLSLLSACDSSTPGPAEVTATHAPSASSEAAKPAVDRQALAERYAGRELTVVDVSEVQLEGASTLSISFSVPLDPEQKLAERLHLVDSKDGKVDGAWELSDNLMEVRLRHLEPQRKLVLTVDAGLLGLNGKSLAAEQVTRLETHDLQASVGFASRGSLLPTRLAEGLPVIALNVDKVNVEFFRIKPESLPAFLNRWGRASNLDNWEARSLLPMAELVYGGRFDLNPARNTRETLLLPIAGLEPFKQPGVYLAVMREAGSYNYSQPATLFTLSDIGLSARRYQNRIDVFTQALAGGDALGDVRLEILDAEGQVLAEGKTDGAGHGELPLPPKAEVLLAHQGEQTSLLRLNTAALDLAEFDIAGPVAHPLQFFVFGPRDLYRPGETVLLNGLLRDADGRAVKAQPVNVEVRRPDEQVSRKFVWQADDSGLYQYQLQLADEAPTGRWQLLFDLGDGRQQLYEFSVEDFLPERMALELKGSDVPYSPAENAQFDVTGRYLYGAPAAGNRLSGQLYVRPLREAVASLPGYQFGSVTEEELSEDIELDETSLDEQGKASLDIESRWSDAKSPLRLILQASLQESGGRAITRRIVQPVWPAERLPGVRGLFDGEEVDADSLAEFEVLVADAEGNKLAADQLSVRLIRERRDYFWNFSESDGWSHNYTEKFLTLNEETLKVAAGGTAKISFPVEWGPYRVEVIDAQTGLLSSLRFWAGYRWQDNADGGAVRPDQVKLALDKPAYVDGDTAQVTVTPPSAGKGYLMVESSEGPLWWEEIEVPAEGKTFDIPIAKDWARHDLYVSALVIRPGERKSNATPKRAVGLLHLPLERAPRKLALSLTAAEKMRPNQPLKVKVQARNADGSIPKQAQVLVAAVDVGILNITDYATPDPFANFFGRKAYGADQLDIYGQLIEAGQGRVAKLAFGGDAALAGGGKRPDTSVLIVALQSQPLKLNEQGEGEVSLNIPDFNGELRLMAQAWTDEHYGMGEGKTVVAAPLIAELSAPRFLAGGDETTLALDLSNLSGREQKLDVQLSAEGQLRLAQNPGAAVAPITLADGQRTILRIPVTALGGYGQGRFKVSINGLALPGEELPPFSREWTLGIRPAYPAQLQHFRAVLKDEPWLLPANALSAFEAAGLEARLAISSRPPLNLGEQIRALKAYPYGCLEQTTSGLYPSLYADAATLKRLGVEAEPDEQRKRSIELGIERLLSMQRYNGSFGLWGADSEEEYWLTAYVSDFLLRAREQGFGVPEEALKKANERLLRYLQERHLIEVNYSDNAEHSRFAVQAYAGYVLARSQQAPLGALRSLYERRSDALSGLPLVHLAVALQKMGDQPRADELLTAGLARGRESNNWLADYGSPLRDQALILALLEEHDLAGNRREERLFNLADEVAGQQWLSTQERNSLYLAGRNLLSKPEPSWSAALQSGSLAFELSSAQPGLKLDGSDLTAPLSIRNSASKPGDTPLYQQLTLSGYPSQAPAAGGENLSIYREYLGMDGEKLDLSNLQSGELVLVHLAVSAQQRVPDALVVDLLPAGLELENQNLAQSSASLDDASSAVKEWRESMQNAAIKHQEFRGDRYVAALDVNGYDTTHLLYLARAVTPGSYRVPPPQVESMYRPNWQALGTTPGRLVVKER; this is encoded by the coding sequence ATGCCGAAGAATGGACTGCTTCTGGCACTTGTCCTGAGTCTGCTCAGCGCCTGTGATTCATCCACCCCTGGGCCTGCCGAAGTGACGGCGACCCACGCGCCCTCCGCGAGCAGCGAGGCCGCCAAACCGGCGGTCGACCGCCAAGCACTGGCCGAACGCTACGCCGGCCGTGAACTGACCGTGGTGGATGTCTCGGAAGTGCAACTTGAGGGCGCCAGCACCCTGTCGATCAGCTTCTCGGTGCCGCTCGATCCCGAGCAAAAGCTCGCCGAGCGCCTGCATCTGGTGGATAGCAAAGACGGCAAGGTCGACGGTGCCTGGGAATTGAGCGACAACCTGATGGAGGTGCGCCTGCGCCACCTGGAGCCGCAGCGCAAGCTGGTGCTGACGGTGGATGCCGGGCTGCTCGGGCTGAATGGCAAAAGCCTCGCCGCCGAGCAGGTCACTCGCCTGGAAACCCACGACCTGCAAGCCAGCGTCGGCTTCGCCAGTCGGGGTTCCCTGCTGCCGACGCGCCTTGCCGAAGGCCTGCCGGTGATTGCGCTGAACGTTGACAAGGTGAATGTCGAGTTCTTCCGCATCAAACCCGAATCGCTGCCGGCCTTCCTCAACCGCTGGGGCCGCGCGAGCAATCTGGATAACTGGGAAGCCCGCAGCCTGCTGCCGATGGCCGAGCTGGTCTACGGTGGCCGCTTTGACCTGAACCCGGCGCGCAACACCCGCGAAACCCTGTTGCTGCCAATTGCCGGCCTGGAACCCTTCAAGCAGCCCGGCGTGTACCTGGCGGTGATGCGTGAAGCGGGCAGCTACAACTACTCGCAACCGGCCACGCTGTTCACCCTGAGTGATATCGGCCTGTCCGCACGGCGCTATCAGAATCGTATTGATGTCTTCACCCAGGCCCTGGCCGGCGGTGATGCCCTCGGCGATGTGCGCCTGGAAATCCTTGATGCCGAAGGCCAGGTGCTGGCCGAAGGCAAGACCGATGGCGCTGGCCATGGCGAACTGCCGTTGCCGCCCAAGGCCGAAGTGCTGCTGGCTCATCAGGGTGAACAGACCAGCCTGCTACGCCTGAACACCGCCGCGCTGGATCTGGCCGAGTTCGATATCGCCGGCCCTGTCGCCCACCCGTTACAGTTCTTCGTGTTCGGCCCACGTGACCTTTATCGCCCTGGCGAGACCGTGCTGCTCAACGGCCTGCTGCGTGACGCCGATGGCCGCGCGGTAAAAGCCCAGCCGGTAAATGTGGAAGTGCGCCGGCCGGATGAGCAGGTCAGCCGCAAGTTCGTCTGGCAGGCCGATGACAGCGGTCTGTACCAATACCAGCTGCAACTGGCCGACGAAGCGCCGACCGGACGCTGGCAGTTGCTGTTCGACCTCGGCGATGGTCGTCAGCAGCTCTACGAGTTCTCCGTGGAAGACTTCCTGCCCGAGCGCATGGCCCTGGAGCTCAAGGGCAGCGACGTGCCTTACAGCCCGGCAGAAAATGCCCAGTTCGACGTGACGGGACGCTACCTGTATGGCGCACCGGCCGCTGGCAATCGCCTCAGCGGCCAGCTCTATGTGCGCCCGCTGCGTGAGGCGGTGGCGAGTTTGCCGGGCTATCAGTTCGGTTCGGTTACCGAAGAAGAGTTGAGCGAGGACATCGAGCTGGATGAAACCAGCCTCGACGAGCAGGGCAAGGCCAGTCTGGATATCGAAAGCCGTTGGAGCGATGCCAAATCGCCGCTGCGTTTGATTCTGCAAGCCAGCCTGCAGGAGTCTGGTGGTCGGGCGATTACCCGGCGGATTGTCCAGCCGGTCTGGCCGGCCGAGCGCCTGCCGGGGGTGCGCGGGCTGTTTGACGGCGAAGAAGTCGACGCCGACAGCCTGGCCGAGTTCGAAGTGCTGGTGGCCGATGCCGAGGGCAACAAGCTGGCGGCTGATCAGCTCAGCGTGCGTCTGATCCGTGAGCGCCGTGACTACTTCTGGAACTTCTCCGAGAGCGATGGCTGGAGCCATAACTACACCGAGAAATTCCTCACCCTTAACGAAGAAACCCTCAAGGTCGCTGCTGGCGGCACCGCCAAGATCAGCTTCCCGGTGGAGTGGGGCCCGTACCGCGTCGAAGTGATTGATGCGCAGACTGGCCTGCTCAGCAGCCTGCGTTTCTGGGCCGGCTACCGCTGGCAGGACAACGCCGACGGCGGCGCCGTGCGCCCGGATCAGGTCAAGCTGGCGCTGGATAAACCGGCGTACGTCGATGGCGACACCGCCCAGGTCACCGTTACCCCACCTTCTGCGGGCAAGGGCTACCTGATGGTGGAGTCCAGCGAAGGGCCGCTGTGGTGGGAAGAGATCGAGGTGCCGGCCGAGGGCAAGACCTTCGACATTCCGATTGCCAAGGACTGGGCACGGCATGACCTGTATGTCAGCGCCCTGGTGATCCGTCCCGGCGAGCGCAAGAGCAATGCCACCCCTAAACGTGCGGTCGGCCTGCTGCATCTGCCGCTGGAACGTGCGCCGCGCAAACTGGCGCTGAGCCTCACCGCAGCGGAGAAGATGCGCCCCAATCAGCCGCTCAAGGTCAAGGTGCAGGCGCGCAACGCCGACGGCAGTATCCCGAAACAGGCGCAGGTGCTGGTGGCCGCGGTGGATGTCGGCATCCTCAATATCACCGACTACGCGACGCCCGATCCGTTCGCCAACTTCTTCGGGCGCAAGGCCTATGGCGCGGATCAGTTGGACATCTATGGGCAGTTGATCGAAGCCGGCCAAGGCCGGGTGGCCAAGCTGGCCTTCGGCGGTGACGCGGCGCTGGCCGGTGGCGGCAAGCGCCCGGATACCAGCGTGCTGATCGTCGCGCTGCAGAGCCAACCGTTGAAACTGAACGAACAGGGTGAAGGCGAAGTCAGCCTGAATATCCCCGACTTCAACGGCGAACTGCGTCTGATGGCACAAGCCTGGACCGATGAGCACTACGGCATGGGCGAAGGCAAGACAGTGGTTGCTGCGCCGCTGATCGCCGAGCTGTCCGCGCCGCGCTTCCTCGCTGGCGGTGATGAAACCACCCTGGCCCTGGACCTGAGCAACCTGTCCGGGCGCGAGCAGAAACTCGATGTGCAACTGAGTGCCGAAGGTCAGCTGCGTCTGGCGCAGAACCCCGGTGCGGCGGTGGCACCTATCACCCTGGCCGATGGCCAGCGCACCATTTTGCGCATTCCGGTGACTGCATTGGGTGGTTATGGCCAAGGGCGCTTCAAAGTCAGCATCAACGGCCTGGCTCTGCCGGGTGAAGAGCTGCCGCCGTTCAGCCGCGAGTGGACGCTGGGCATTCGTCCGGCCTACCCGGCGCAGTTGCAGCATTTCCGTGCGGTGCTCAAAGATGAGCCCTGGCTGCTGCCGGCCAATGCGCTGAGTGCCTTCGAGGCGGCAGGGCTGGAAGCGCGGCTGGCGATTTCCAGCCGGCCGCCGCTCAACCTGGGCGAGCAGATTCGAGCACTGAAAGCCTATCCATACGGTTGCCTGGAGCAGACCACCAGTGGTTTGTACCCGTCGCTGTATGCCGATGCGGCCACGCTGAAGCGCCTAGGCGTAGAAGCCGAGCCGGATGAGCAGCGCAAGCGCTCCATCGAGTTGGGCATCGAGCGTCTGCTGAGCATGCAGCGCTACAACGGCAGCTTCGGTCTGTGGGGCGCGGACAGCGAAGAGGAATACTGGCTGACCGCCTACGTCAGCGACTTCCTCCTGCGCGCCCGTGAACAGGGTTTCGGCGTACCGGAAGAGGCGCTGAAAAAGGCCAACGAACGCCTGCTGCGCTACCTGCAGGAACGTCACCTGATCGAGGTCAACTACAGCGACAACGCCGAGCACAGCCGCTTTGCCGTGCAGGCCTACGCCGGTTACGTGCTGGCGCGCAGCCAGCAGGCGCCGCTGGGAGCCTTGCGCAGCCTGTATGAGCGGCGCAGCGATGCACTGTCCGGTTTGCCGCTGGTGCACCTGGCCGTGGCCCTGCAAAAAATGGGTGATCAGCCGCGCGCTGATGAGCTGCTGACTGCAGGCCTGGCCCGTGGTCGCGAGAGCAATAACTGGCTGGCCGACTATGGCAGCCCGCTGCGCGACCAGGCGCTGATTCTGGCCCTGTTGGAGGAACACGATCTGGCCGGCAATCGCCGCGAAGAGCGGCTGTTCAACCTGGCCGATGAAGTGGCCGGGCAACAGTGGCTGTCGACCCAGGAACGCAACTCGCTGTACCTGGCCGGGCGCAACCTGCTGAGCAAGCCGGAGCCGAGCTGGAGCGCCGCGCTGCAAAGCGGCAGCTTGGCTTTCGAGCTGAGCAGTGCGCAGCCGGGACTCAAACTCGATGGCAGCGACCTTACTGCGCCGTTGAGCATCCGTAATTCGGCAAGCAAGCCGGGTGATACCCCGCTGTATCAGCAGCTGACCCTGTCCGGTTACCCCAGTCAGGCCCCAGCTGCCGGTGGTGAAAATCTCAGTATCTACCGTGAATACCTAGGTATGGACGGTGAGAAGCTGGACCTGAGCAACCTGCAAAGCGGCGAGCTGGTGCTGGTGCACCTGGCCGTATCCGCCCAGCAGCGCGTACCGGATGCCTTGGTGGTTGACCTGCTGCCGGCAGGCCTGGAGTTGGAAAACCAGAACCTTGCGCAAAGCTCGGCCAGCCTGGATGACGCCAGCAGTGCAGTGAAAGAGTGGCGTGAGTCGATGCAGAACGCAGCGATCAAGCACCAGGAGTTCCGTGGTGATCGCTACGTCGCGGCGCTGGATGTCAACGGCTACGACACCACCCACCTGCTGTACCTGGCCCGCGCTGTTACCCCGGGAAGCTACCGCGTGCCGCCACCGCAAGTGGAGTCGATGTACCGGCCGAACTGGCAGGCCTTGGGCACCACGCCGGGGCGTCTGGTGGTCAAGGAGCGCTAG
- a CDS encoding methyl-accepting chemotaxis protein, whose protein sequence is MTDMVATAVHEMGLTVQEIARNASSAAHASQAAREEAQQARKVVGESINHIESMSADIGGAAAAVGELAEQVASIDQVLAVIRGISEQTNLLALNAAIEAARAGEMGRGFAVVADEVRTLASRTQSSTDEIQQMIQRLKQGAETAVSSMHAGQSATGTGVEASQRTGQSLSAITDQVERISDMNTQVAAATEEQSSVTEEINRNVQGIADLAHATAGEVQVCKEDCRTLRGLADDLAKQMSSFRL, encoded by the coding sequence ATGACCGATATGGTTGCCACTGCTGTGCATGAGATGGGGCTGACTGTGCAGGAAATCGCGCGCAACGCCAGCAGTGCCGCCCACGCTTCTCAGGCGGCACGCGAGGAAGCGCAGCAGGCCCGCAAGGTGGTGGGGGAGTCGATCAACCATATCGAGAGCATGTCGGCTGACATCGGGGGGGCCGCGGCCGCAGTGGGTGAATTGGCCGAGCAGGTTGCCTCGATTGATCAGGTGCTGGCTGTCATTCGCGGTATCTCCGAACAGACCAACCTGCTGGCGCTCAATGCTGCCATCGAGGCGGCGCGTGCCGGTGAGATGGGGCGTGGCTTTGCCGTGGTGGCCGATGAAGTGCGCACCCTGGCCAGTCGTACGCAAAGCTCGACTGACGAGATCCAGCAGATGATTCAGCGCCTTAAGCAGGGGGCAGAAACCGCCGTCAGTTCCATGCATGCCGGACAGAGCGCCACGGGCACCGGGGTTGAAGCCAGCCAGCGCACGGGGCAATCGCTCAGTGCGATCACCGATCAGGTTGAGCGCATCAGCGATATGAATACTCAGGTTGCGGCAGCCACCGAAGAGCAGTCGTCGGTCACCGAAGAGATCAATCGAAATGTGCAGGGGATTGCGGATCTGGCGCACGCCACCGCCGGCGAGGTGCAAGTCTGTAAGGAAGACTGCCGGACCCTGCGTGGTTTGGCCGATGATTTGGCCAAGCAGATGAGCAGCTTCCGCCTCTAA